One part of the Streptomyces sp. AM 2-1-1 genome encodes these proteins:
- a CDS encoding lytic polysaccharide monooxygenase, giving the protein MLFAVVVGALAWSTPAQAHGTIVGPASRAYQCWQTWGSHHTDPAMQTQDPMCWQAWQANSDTMWNWMSALRDGLGGQFQAKTPDGTLCSNNLSRNASLNKPGAWKTTTVGNNFSVHLYDQASHGADYFKVYVSKQGFDPKTQTLGWGNLDFITQTGRYAPANDITFPVQTSGYTGHHVVFVIWQASHLDQAYMWCSDVSFG; this is encoded by the coding sequence ATGCTGTTCGCCGTCGTCGTCGGCGCGCTGGCCTGGTCGACACCCGCCCAGGCCCACGGCACGATCGTGGGCCCTGCCTCCCGTGCGTACCAGTGCTGGCAGACGTGGGGCAGCCACCACACGGACCCGGCCATGCAGACGCAGGACCCCATGTGCTGGCAGGCCTGGCAGGCCAACAGCGACACCATGTGGAACTGGATGAGCGCTCTGCGTGACGGCCTCGGTGGCCAGTTCCAGGCGAAGACCCCCGACGGGACGCTCTGCAGCAACAACCTGTCCCGGAACGCCAGCCTCAACAAGCCGGGGGCGTGGAAGACCACCACGGTCGGCAACAACTTCTCGGTGCACCTGTACGACCAGGCGTCCCACGGGGCCGACTACTTCAAGGTCTACGTGAGCAAGCAGGGCTTCGACCCCAAGACCCAGACCCTGGGCTGGGGCAACCTCGACTTCATCACGCAGACCGGCCGCTACGCGCCGGCGAACGACATCACGTTCCCCGTCCAGACCTCCGGCTACACCGGACACCACGTCGTGTTCGTGATCTGGCAGGCCTCGCACCTCGACCAGGCCTACATGTGGTGCAGCGACGTGAGTTTCGGCTGA
- a CDS encoding calcium-binding protein: MSRNRAVVSAIAMTLLSAGLAVGPAASASAAHASPTEAKARVGADWETQSILFTAAVGQTNDLDIYPMYTSDGIRRIGLRDVVPLEPGEHCAFSSAEDTTAVVCELPADSARPDRIDVFLGDGDDTIAAFAPGMNTVSGGAGDDELHAHTARTVLGDAGDDMVMGPATLYGGDGVDHLMGDSENQRMWGGRGDDMIEGYGGDDIVYAGPGDDQVMGGDGRDILLGGSDDDMVHGEGGDDVVCGGAGKDVLDGGDGRDVVLP; the protein is encoded by the coding sequence ATGAGCCGGAACCGAGCCGTCGTCAGCGCCATCGCCATGACCCTGTTATCCGCCGGTCTCGCCGTCGGACCTGCGGCCTCAGCCTCCGCTGCCCATGCCTCCCCCACCGAGGCGAAGGCGCGCGTGGGGGCCGACTGGGAGACGCAGTCGATCCTCTTCACCGCCGCTGTGGGGCAGACCAACGACCTCGACATCTATCCGATGTACACCAGCGACGGGATCCGCCGGATCGGCTTGAGGGACGTGGTCCCGCTGGAACCGGGTGAGCACTGTGCGTTCTCCAGCGCCGAGGACACCACCGCCGTCGTCTGCGAACTGCCCGCCGACAGCGCACGGCCCGACAGGATCGATGTCTTCCTCGGTGACGGCGACGACACGATCGCCGCCTTCGCGCCCGGCATGAACACCGTCAGCGGCGGCGCGGGGGACGACGAACTGCACGCCCACACCGCCCGCACGGTGCTGGGCGACGCGGGGGACGACATGGTCATGGGTCCCGCGACCCTGTACGGCGGCGACGGCGTGGACCATCTGATGGGCGACAGCGAGAACCAGCGGATGTGGGGCGGGCGGGGCGACGACATGATCGAGGGTTACGGCGGGGACGACATCGTGTACGCAGGCCCCGGCGACGACCAAGTGATGGGCGGAGACGGCCGGGACATCCTCCTCGGCGGCTCCGACGACGACATGGTGCACGGCGAAGGCGGTGACGACGTGGTCTGTGGTGGCGCCGGGAAGGACGTCCTCGACGGTGGCGACGGCCGCGACGTCGTCCTCCCCTGA
- a CDS encoding enolase C-terminal domain-like protein yields MRLTWHTAALELKEPLRISRSVTARRDAVRVALEHGGLRGWGEAVSSVYLGLPRESILRHLGTVRAAVERLPDPETAWAELAPVGPVGADLPAGVLAAVESSVLDLIGKRAGAPAHRLLGSPLPPSAATARTIGIVTPVAAAAQAGRLALAGFTVLKVKAGSPDPAEDLARVEAVRAAAPAADLLLDPNGAWTEDRAHALLPRFAALGVTAVEQPIAAGTPQALARVAAASPIPVIADEDAVCYEDTAALAGLVHGVNVKLAKCGGVRAAMRIHAALEGSGTDLMLGCLTASSLGIAPAVHLVHRARWVDLDGHLLLAEDPWSGIGGADGVVRPAPGAGLGVRPRAGTAVGAAR; encoded by the coding sequence ATGAGACTCACCTGGCACACCGCCGCGCTCGAACTCAAGGAGCCGCTGCGCATCTCCCGCTCCGTGACGGCCCGACGCGACGCCGTCCGGGTCGCTCTGGAGCACGGCGGGCTGCGCGGTTGGGGGGAAGCCGTCAGCAGTGTGTACCTCGGTCTGCCCCGCGAGAGCATCCTCCGTCACCTGGGCACCGTCCGCGCGGCGGTCGAGCGCCTGCCGGACCCGGAGACCGCCTGGGCCGAACTCGCGCCCGTCGGCCCCGTGGGCGCTGACCTGCCCGCAGGAGTCCTCGCCGCCGTCGAGTCATCCGTACTGGACCTCATCGGCAAGCGAGCCGGTGCACCCGCGCACCGACTCCTCGGCAGCCCCCTGCCGCCGTCCGCGGCCACAGCACGCACCATCGGCATCGTCACGCCCGTCGCCGCGGCCGCCCAGGCCGGCCGGCTCGCCCTGGCCGGTTTCACCGTGCTGAAGGTCAAGGCCGGATCCCCCGACCCTGCCGAGGACCTGGCTCGCGTCGAAGCCGTCCGCGCGGCAGCGCCCGCCGCGGACCTGCTTCTCGACCCCAACGGCGCCTGGACCGAGGACCGGGCCCACGCACTGCTGCCCCGCTTCGCTGCCCTCGGAGTCACCGCCGTGGAACAGCCGATCGCCGCGGGCACGCCGCAGGCGCTCGCCCGCGTCGCCGCCGCCTCTCCGATCCCGGTGATCGCCGACGAGGACGCGGTCTGTTACGAGGACACCGCAGCCCTCGCGGGTCTCGTGCACGGCGTCAACGTCAAGCTCGCCAAGTGCGGGGGCGTACGCGCCGCGATGCGGATCCACGCCGCGCTGGAGGGCAGCGGCACCGACCTCATGCTCGGCTGTCTCACTGCCAGTTCGCTCGGCATCGCGCCCGCCGTCCATCTGGTCCACCGGGCGCGCTGGGTCGATCTCGACGGGCATCTGCTCCTCGCCGAGGATCCGTGGTCGGGAATCGGCGGCGCCGACGGCGTGGTACGCCCCGCCCCGGGCGCCGGTCTGGGGGTGCGGCCGCGCGCCGGCACAGCCGTGGGCGCCGCACGATGA
- a CDS encoding pyridoxal-phosphate dependent enzyme, whose product MTTAPPVHRSHTAGNPDLLPLLGRTPLARIQADLPHPHPGFWAKLECLSAGGMKARAAMSMLSGARRRGELRPGAPVVESTSGTMGIGLAFAGQALGHPVILVGDCELEPSMRQLLRTYGARLELVDRPAPRGGWQAARIARLREVLARTDDAYWPDQYNNPDNPAGYLSLAAELIGRLDHLDVLVCSVGTGGHSAGLVGPLRRRWPRLKVIGVDSVGSAIFGQPAKPRLMRGLGSSIHPRNVRHEAFDEVHWVGAAEAVDACRRLARSSFVSGGWSTGAVALVSAWAAGAAPGAVVATVFPDGPHRYLGTVYDDDFCRAHGLTATAPATRPLEIPHPRAAEAFGWTRCRTVVDPLAAPRGEAPAPHIPAPGGAV is encoded by the coding sequence GTGACCACCGCTCCGCCCGTGCACCGCTCGCACACCGCCGGCAACCCCGACCTCCTGCCCCTGCTGGGGCGTACTCCCCTCGCCCGGATCCAGGCCGACCTGCCCCACCCCCACCCGGGCTTCTGGGCCAAGCTCGAATGCCTCAGCGCAGGCGGAATGAAAGCCCGCGCGGCGATGTCCATGCTCTCCGGTGCCCGCAGGCGCGGTGAGCTGCGCCCCGGCGCTCCGGTCGTGGAATCCACCTCCGGCACCATGGGCATCGGGCTGGCCTTCGCCGGTCAGGCCCTCGGCCACCCCGTCATCCTGGTCGGTGACTGCGAACTCGAACCGTCCATGCGGCAGTTGCTGCGCACCTACGGCGCCCGCCTGGAACTCGTCGACCGCCCCGCCCCCCGGGGCGGCTGGCAGGCCGCACGGATCGCCCGGCTGCGCGAAGTCCTGGCCCGCACCGACGACGCCTACTGGCCCGACCAGTACAACAACCCGGACAACCCCGCGGGCTACCTCTCCCTGGCCGCGGAACTGATCGGCCGGCTCGACCACCTGGACGTCCTGGTGTGCAGCGTGGGCACCGGCGGACACAGCGCCGGGCTGGTCGGCCCGCTGCGCCGCCGCTGGCCACGGCTGAAGGTGATCGGTGTCGACTCGGTCGGCTCCGCCATCTTCGGACAGCCCGCCAAGCCGCGCCTGATGCGCGGACTCGGCAGCAGCATCCACCCCCGCAACGTCCGTCACGAAGCCTTCGACGAGGTTCACTGGGTGGGTGCCGCCGAGGCCGTCGACGCCTGCCGCCGCCTCGCCCGCAGCAGCTTCGTCAGCGGCGGCTGGAGCACCGGCGCCGTCGCGTTGGTTTCCGCGTGGGCGGCCGGGGCCGCGCCCGGCGCCGTCGTCGCCACCGTCTTCCCCGACGGCCCCCACCGCTACCTCGGCACCGTCTACGACGACGACTTCTGCCGCGCCCACGGACTGACCGCCACCGCCCCGGCCACCAGGCCGCTGGAGATCCCGCACCCTCGTGCGGCCGAGGCCTTCGGCTGGACCCGGTGCCGGACCGTCGTCGATCCCCTCGCCGCCCCCAGGGGCGAAGCCCCCGCTCCGCACATCCCGGCCCCCGGAGGCGCCGTATGA
- a CDS encoding DUF364 domain-containing protein, translating to MAGAYGPDPAGEQISLAFTTTQAVRHAGRGSGYRNEVLSLRLEAAVGSCAVEPGALPAGTLDDCVGATVADLLDHPMLPVRIAALDAYLAHIRPHTPHHGARPHPLPAGSSLCRSLARAHAVVDLLPADPSPSGARRPVLVVGVVNSLLEQLRARGLAYLPCDLKGGTTEWGEPVLTDTAAYLDRCGAVLASGMTLGNGTFQSLLDHAAGSGKPLVMFAQTGSAVLPRFLGAGVSAVSAEPYPFFWLDGGPGVIHRYGGRP from the coding sequence CTGGCCGGGGCGTACGGCCCCGACCCCGCCGGCGAACAGATCTCGCTCGCGTTCACCACCACCCAGGCCGTCCGGCACGCGGGGCGCGGCAGCGGCTACCGCAACGAGGTGCTCAGCCTGCGGCTCGAAGCAGCGGTCGGCTCCTGTGCGGTCGAGCCCGGCGCCCTCCCGGCAGGCACCCTCGACGACTGCGTGGGCGCCACCGTCGCCGACCTCCTCGACCATCCGATGCTGCCCGTACGGATCGCGGCGCTCGACGCCTACCTGGCCCACATACGCCCGCACACCCCGCACCACGGAGCCCGCCCGCACCCCCTCCCGGCAGGCAGTTCGCTCTGCCGCTCGCTGGCCCGGGCGCACGCCGTCGTCGACCTGCTGCCCGCCGACCCTTCCCCGTCGGGCGCGCGCCGCCCGGTCCTGGTGGTCGGAGTGGTCAACTCGCTCCTGGAGCAGCTTCGCGCGCGGGGTCTCGCGTACCTTCCGTGCGACCTCAAGGGCGGCACCACCGAGTGGGGGGAACCCGTCCTCACCGACACCGCCGCGTACCTGGACCGCTGCGGAGCCGTCCTCGCCTCCGGCATGACCCTCGGTAACGGCACCTTCCAGAGCCTGCTGGACCACGCCGCCGGAAGTGGGAAGCCCCTCGTGATGTTCGCCCAGACCGGCAGTGCCGTTCTGCCCCGTTTCCTCGGGGCCGGGGTGAGCGCCGTGTCCGCCGAGCCGTACCCGTTCTTCTGGCTCGACGGCGGTCCGGGCGTCATCCACCGCTACGGAGGCCGCCCGTGA
- a CDS encoding ATP-grasp domain-containing protein, producing MGHLLVIESWVGSMSRLLPTAIREEGHEFTFVTRDLHHYLRSAPAGDGPHPLLTARNVITADTNDMPALLARLESLQGAFRFDGVVSSCDYYLPAVAHAARRLGLPGPAPEAVEAACRKDLTRLGLSEAGVPGPLFALCEGGEEAAAAAREIGYPLVVKPVDLCAGMLVRAVRDAHELELACQALAAFPVNARGQDRVPVILLEELLHGPEVSVETVSFAGSTHVVGVTDKSIAGAPAFIETGHMFPAGIGEAPASEAARTARRAVEALGLDQVVCHTEIKLTPDGPRVVEVNPRPAGNRITELVRHVLGVDLPAACVDVALGRVPDLAPRPTGVRSAAISFLLPDTDGILTGIEGARALRARPEVLEVSLVGPGRTVRAATSNNEYLGHVMTADFEGGGARAAAERLLAGLRPSYEPAAGVVA from the coding sequence ATGGGACATCTGCTGGTGATCGAGAGCTGGGTGGGGTCGATGAGCAGGCTGCTGCCCACAGCCATCCGCGAAGAGGGGCACGAGTTCACCTTCGTCACCCGCGACCTGCACCACTACCTGCGCTCCGCCCCCGCGGGGGACGGGCCGCATCCGCTGCTGACGGCCCGCAACGTCATCACGGCGGACACCAACGACATGCCCGCCCTCCTGGCGCGGCTCGAAAGCCTGCAGGGTGCCTTTCGCTTCGACGGGGTGGTCTCCTCGTGCGACTACTACCTTCCCGCCGTCGCGCACGCCGCCCGGCGGCTCGGCCTGCCCGGGCCCGCGCCGGAGGCTGTCGAGGCGGCGTGCCGCAAGGATCTGACGCGCCTCGGACTGTCCGAAGCCGGTGTACCCGGGCCCCTGTTCGCGCTCTGCGAAGGGGGCGAAGAGGCAGCGGCCGCCGCTCGTGAGATCGGCTACCCGCTCGTCGTGAAGCCGGTGGACCTGTGCGCCGGCATGCTGGTCCGGGCGGTGCGCGACGCACATGAACTGGAACTCGCCTGTCAGGCCCTTGCCGCGTTCCCGGTCAACGCGCGTGGCCAGGACCGTGTACCCGTCATCCTGCTGGAAGAGCTGCTGCACGGGCCCGAAGTCAGCGTCGAGACGGTGTCCTTCGCAGGCAGTACCCATGTCGTCGGGGTCACCGACAAAAGCATCGCCGGGGCGCCCGCCTTCATCGAGACCGGGCACATGTTCCCGGCGGGAATCGGGGAGGCCCCGGCGTCGGAGGCCGCCCGGACCGCACGGCGGGCGGTCGAGGCGCTCGGTCTGGACCAGGTGGTCTGCCACACCGAGATCAAGCTGACGCCCGACGGACCCCGGGTGGTCGAGGTCAACCCCCGCCCGGCGGGCAACCGCATCACCGAACTGGTCCGCCACGTCCTCGGCGTCGACCTGCCCGCCGCCTGCGTGGACGTGGCGCTGGGACGCGTGCCCGACCTGGCGCCACGACCCACCGGCGTGCGCAGTGCCGCCATCTCCTTCCTGCTGCCCGACACCGACGGCATCCTCACCGGCATCGAGGGGGCGCGAGCCCTACGAGCGCGGCCCGAGGTGCTGGAGGTCAGCCTCGTCGGACCGGGCCGCACCGTGCGCGCCGCCACCAGCAACAACGAGTACCTCGGTCACGTGATGACCGCCGACTTCGAGGGTGGCGGCGCCCGCGCCGCCGCCGAGAGGCTGCTGGCCGGCCTGCGCCCTTCCTACGAGCCCGCAGCGGGGGTGGTCGCATGA
- a CDS encoding serine/threonine protein kinase codes for MRLRDFAQATASRSSTEVLSGRYRLDGRLGSGGAADVHRGFDLRLRRPVAVKMFRPDACLNSEESRHDEAVILARLNHPGLVTAFDAGQHDGRAFLVMQLIEGTTLKDRIATGPLTPGATAALGAGLARALAHAHEAGIVHRDVKPSNVLLDAADRPYLADFGISRLLDGATRTGTGTLTGTAAYLSPEQVLGRPVGRATDIYALGLVLLECLTGRLEYDGGPLESAIARLHRHPVLPPGLPGQLSCLLREMTALEEQDRPPARDCARTLAALADTVPVAAGSTTPATRLVTGHEAPRASDHTHVNPAALVRNQDTARSVPARRRTLLAGTTVALAAVVATAFAVTGSSVPPNTDRNPTSASEAPAGTSEAPDPTNQRGAVTPSPAARSSDQNAAAGTPSEGAPGLGVRSPTPGPVGEAAGSPGAQSPTPTAPPTTGTAPTTSTAPTTPSTGTTSAATPDATATKPPHPSPTRVKKTKAAEGKGRQNKANQAAQ; via the coding sequence ATGAGGCTCCGCGACTTCGCTCAGGCCACTGCTTCCCGAAGCTCCACCGAGGTGCTGAGTGGCCGGTACCGTCTCGACGGGCGTCTCGGCTCGGGTGGTGCCGCGGACGTCCACCGGGGTTTCGATCTGCGGTTGAGGCGACCGGTCGCGGTCAAGATGTTCCGGCCCGACGCCTGCCTCAACAGCGAGGAGAGCCGGCACGACGAAGCGGTGATCCTGGCCCGGCTGAATCACCCGGGGCTGGTCACCGCCTTCGACGCCGGGCAGCACGACGGACGCGCGTTCCTGGTCATGCAGCTGATCGAAGGCACCACGCTCAAGGACCGCATCGCCACCGGTCCGCTCACCCCGGGTGCGACCGCCGCGCTCGGGGCCGGCCTCGCCAGAGCGCTGGCCCACGCGCACGAAGCGGGAATCGTCCACCGGGACGTCAAACCGTCCAACGTCCTCCTGGACGCCGCCGACCGGCCCTACCTGGCGGACTTCGGCATCTCCCGGCTGCTGGACGGCGCCACCCGCACCGGCACCGGCACCCTCACGGGCACCGCCGCCTATCTCTCCCCGGAGCAGGTGCTCGGCCGGCCCGTCGGCCGGGCCACCGACATCTATGCTCTCGGTCTGGTGCTGCTCGAATGCCTCACGGGCAGGCTCGAGTACGACGGCGGGCCCCTCGAGTCCGCCATCGCACGACTGCACCGTCACCCCGTCCTGCCTCCCGGGTTGCCCGGACAACTGAGTTGCCTGCTGCGGGAGATGACGGCGCTGGAGGAGCAGGACCGCCCGCCGGCCCGCGACTGCGCCCGCACTCTGGCGGCGTTGGCCGACACGGTCCCCGTGGCGGCCGGCTCGACCACGCCGGCCACGCGCCTCGTCACCGGCCACGAGGCGCCGAGGGCGAGCGACCACACGCACGTCAATCCGGCGGCGCTCGTCAGGAATCAGGACACCGCTCGAAGCGTGCCCGCACGCCGGCGCACCCTCCTGGCCGGCACGACGGTCGCACTCGCCGCCGTCGTGGCAACCGCATTCGCCGTCACCGGCAGCTCCGTCCCCCCGAACACCGACCGGAACCCGACCAGTGCTTCCGAGGCGCCCGCCGGAACGTCGGAGGCTCCCGACCCCACAAACCAACGGGGGGCGGTCACGCCGTCTCCGGCGGCGCGGTCCTCCGACCAGAATGCCGCTGCGGGTACACCCTCCGAGGGCGCCCCCGGACTCGGCGTCCGCTCCCCCACTCCCGGTCCGGTCGGCGAAGCCGCCGGGAGCCCGGGTGCGCAGAGTCCCACCCCCACCGCGCCCCCCACCACGGGCACCGCACCCACGACCTCCACGGCACCGACCACTCCGAGCACCGGAACCACATCGGCAGCGACACCGGACGCCACCGCGACCAAACCCCCTCACCCCTCGCCCACCCGCGTCAAGAAGACGAAAGCGGCCGAGGGCAAGGGCCGGCAGAACAAGGCGAACCAGGCGGCGCAGTGA
- a CDS encoding molybdopterin-dependent oxidoreductase, with protein sequence MRDDSRLPTSPGFWRSPLRGPWLTSVLGLVLLGGVMVLFVTGLLSYDAYNPGLSRVNDKTPDKGILGFYLFSWPTNPHWLYRLVQGVHVTLGVTLIPVLLGKLWSVAPKLFTLPPARSVVHALERISLLLLVGGGLFVFVTGVFNVQMNYVFPGSFYPLHFYGAWVFFAAFLAHALLKTPTALRNVRRMREERTSLVAPRPARPTVSRRGALWFVGGGSLLLFGTTAGRSSDFLRVTALLAPHGGGEPGRGPNGFQINRTAAYAGVGAAETGADTWRLVVVGRTGTVRLTRADLLRLPLHDSALPIACVEGWSTSDQEWRGVRLRDLAALVGHDGDPPDVFVESLQRRGSFRHAALRANQVADGRSLLALHVNGEALSPDHGFPARVIVPAAPGVMNTKWVARLTFGDR encoded by the coding sequence ATGAGAGACGACTCCCGGCTCCCCACGTCCCCGGGCTTCTGGCGCAGCCCTCTGCGCGGCCCATGGCTGACGTCCGTGCTCGGTCTCGTCCTGCTCGGCGGCGTCATGGTGCTGTTCGTGACGGGCCTGCTCTCGTACGACGCCTACAACCCGGGTCTCTCACGGGTGAACGACAAGACCCCCGACAAGGGGATCCTCGGCTTCTACCTGTTCTCCTGGCCCACGAACCCTCACTGGCTGTACCGCCTCGTCCAGGGTGTCCACGTCACCCTGGGCGTCACTCTGATCCCGGTCCTGCTCGGCAAGTTGTGGTCGGTGGCGCCGAAGCTGTTCACCCTCCCGCCGGCCCGTTCCGTCGTGCACGCCCTGGAGCGGATCTCCCTGCTCCTGCTGGTCGGGGGCGGGCTGTTCGTCTTCGTGACCGGGGTCTTCAACGTCCAGATGAACTACGTCTTCCCGGGTTCCTTCTACCCGTTGCACTTCTACGGGGCCTGGGTCTTCTTCGCGGCCTTCCTGGCCCACGCCCTGTTGAAGACGCCCACCGCCCTGCGCAACGTGCGCCGCATGCGGGAGGAACGGACCTCTCTCGTGGCCCCGCGCCCCGCCCGGCCGACGGTCTCCCGCCGGGGCGCCCTGTGGTTCGTCGGGGGCGGCTCGTTGTTGCTGTTCGGTACGACAGCGGGGCGAAGCTCCGACTTCCTGCGCGTGACCGCCCTGCTCGCGCCGCACGGAGGTGGCGAGCCGGGTCGCGGCCCGAACGGCTTCCAGATCAACAGGACGGCCGCCTACGCCGGAGTGGGTGCGGCGGAGACGGGCGCGGACACCTGGCGCCTCGTCGTCGTCGGACGCACCGGAACCGTCCGGCTCACCCGGGCCGATCTTCTCCGGCTCCCCCTGCACGATTCGGCGTTGCCGATCGCCTGTGTCGAGGGCTGGTCGACGTCCGACCAGGAGTGGCGCGGGGTCCGGCTGCGGGATCTCGCGGCACTCGTCGGCCACGACGGCGACCCCCCGGACGTGTTCGTCGAGTCCCTCCAGCGGCGCGGCTCTTTCCGTCACGCGGCCCTGCGCGCCAACCAGGTCGCCGACGGGCGCTCCCTGCTCGCCCTCCACGTCAACGGAGAAGCGTTGTCGCCCGACCACGGTTTCCCCGCCCGCGTGATCGTGCCCGCGGCGCCCGGTGTCATGAACACCAAGTGGGTCGCCCGCCTGACCTTCGGCGACCGGTGA
- a CDS encoding methyltransferase domain-containing protein: MSTSTAPEWATADSYAAALHARRGPLFLRRDDGWLLPLEVERWCSRADPVDLDVLDRCEGTVLDVGCGPGRLVAELAARGRTALGVDVSKAAVGHAVRLGGLALRRSVFDPLPGEGRWGTVLLMDGNVGIGGDPHALLQRIAGLLAPGGLLIAETAPVDVDERVHVRITDARTTDGARFPWARLGTPALHRHAPDWERDAQWSVGGRRFAALRNRRTSSSAEPPKRTAVISSQRERNPSGDSPVASR, translated from the coding sequence ATGAGCACCTCCACCGCGCCCGAGTGGGCGACCGCCGACTCCTACGCCGCCGCTCTGCACGCCCGGCGGGGGCCGCTGTTCCTGCGCCGGGACGACGGGTGGCTGCTGCCGCTGGAGGTGGAACGGTGGTGCTCCCGGGCCGACCCGGTGGACCTCGACGTACTGGACCGGTGCGAGGGCACCGTCCTCGATGTCGGCTGCGGCCCCGGTCGGCTGGTGGCGGAGCTCGCGGCCCGGGGCCGGACCGCCCTCGGTGTCGATGTCAGCAAGGCCGCCGTCGGCCACGCCGTGCGGCTCGGAGGGCTGGCGCTGCGGCGCTCCGTCTTCGATCCGCTGCCGGGCGAGGGCCGTTGGGGCACCGTCCTGCTCATGGACGGCAACGTCGGCATCGGTGGCGACCCGCACGCGCTGCTCCAGCGGATCGCCGGCCTGCTCGCTCCCGGCGGTCTGCTCATCGCCGAGACTGCGCCGGTCGACGTGGACGAGCGCGTGCACGTCCGCATCACCGACGCGCGCACCACCGACGGTGCCCGCTTCCCGTGGGCCCGGCTCGGCACCCCGGCGCTGCACCGGCACGCGCCGGACTGGGAGAGGGACGCTCAGTGGTCGGTCGGCGGCCGACGCTTCGCCGCCCTGCGCAACCGCAGGACGAGCAGCAGCGCCGAACCGCCGAAGAGGACAGCCGTGATCAGCAGCCAGCGGGAGAGGAACCCGTCCGGGGACAGTCCCGTGGCGAGTCGGTAA
- a CDS encoding DUF2064 domain-containing protein translates to MTTLLVIAKEPRPGRVKTRLTPPFTPEEAAQLAEAALADTLLAVATAPASRRILVLDGAPGPWLPPGFDVVPQCPGGLDERLAHAFAQSSGPALLVGMDTPQVTPDLLGVDFAGCDAYFGAAEDGGFWALGLSRPEPSLLRGVPMSTPLTGAVQRRRLVEAGLLVRDLPPLRDVDSAADAHAVAALAPDGGFAARLSRLTKGTAGR, encoded by the coding sequence GTGACCACCCTCCTCGTCATCGCCAAGGAACCACGGCCGGGGCGGGTGAAGACACGGCTCACCCCGCCCTTCACTCCCGAGGAAGCCGCACAACTCGCTGAGGCGGCACTCGCCGACACGCTCCTCGCGGTGGCCACCGCGCCCGCGTCGCGGCGGATCCTCGTCCTCGACGGGGCCCCGGGGCCGTGGTTGCCGCCCGGTTTCGACGTGGTTCCCCAGTGCCCGGGTGGTCTGGACGAACGGCTGGCGCACGCGTTCGCCCAGTCTTCCGGCCCGGCCCTGCTCGTCGGCATGGACACCCCCCAGGTGACCCCGGACCTGCTCGGCGTGGACTTCGCGGGGTGCGACGCGTACTTCGGCGCGGCGGAGGACGGCGGATTCTGGGCACTCGGCCTGTCCCGCCCGGAGCCCTCCCTGCTCCGGGGCGTGCCCATGTCGACGCCGCTGACGGGTGCCGTGCAGCGCCGGCGGCTCGTCGAGGCGGGCCTGCTGGTACGCGATCTCCCGCCCCTGCGGGACGTCGACAGCGCCGCCGACGCCCACGCGGTCGCCGCGCTGGCCCCGGACGGCGGGTTCGCAGCCCGGCTCTCCCGGCTCACGAAGGGGACGGCCGGCCGATGA
- a CDS encoding glycosyltransferase family 2 protein: MCARRVKGVTTPPPDVDVVLPCLNEAEALPWVLARIPDGWRALVVDNGSTDGSAEIARALGATVVTEPHRGFGAACHAGLTAARADIVCFCDCDASLDPALLVPFVDEIRSGTADLVLGRRIARARGAWPAHARAGNLALARMVRRRTGLRLHDLGPLRAARRDRLLALGLTDRRSGYPLQMVVRAADADWRITERNVPYLPRTGRSKVTGTWRGTWQAVRDMSGVLHEASTRTEGSRR, translated from the coding sequence ATGTGCGCTCGTAGGGTGAAAGGCGTGACCACACCACCACCGGACGTCGATGTCGTCCTCCCCTGCCTGAACGAGGCCGAGGCGCTGCCCTGGGTGCTCGCGCGGATCCCCGACGGCTGGCGCGCCCTGGTCGTCGACAACGGTTCGACCGACGGCTCGGCGGAGATCGCCCGGGCGCTCGGTGCGACTGTCGTGACCGAGCCGCACCGGGGCTTCGGCGCCGCGTGCCATGCCGGACTGACCGCTGCCCGAGCCGACATCGTCTGCTTCTGCGACTGCGACGCCTCCCTCGACCCCGCCCTGCTCGTGCCCTTCGTCGACGAGATCCGCTCCGGCACGGCCGACCTCGTCCTCGGGAGACGGATCGCACGGGCCCGGGGCGCCTGGCCCGCGCACGCCCGTGCGGGCAACCTGGCCCTCGCCCGCATGGTGCGCCGCCGAACCGGGCTGCGCCTGCACGACCTCGGCCCTCTGCGTGCCGCCCGCCGTGACCGGCTGCTGGCCCTCGGTCTCACCGACCGGCGCAGCGGTTATCCCCTCCAGATGGTCGTCCGCGCGGCCGACGCGGACTGGCGGATCACGGAGCGGAACGTGCCGTACCTGCCGCGCACCGGCAGGTCCAAGGTGACAGGCACCTGGCGCGGCACCTGGCAGGCGGTGCGGGACATGAGCGGGGTCCTGCACGAGGCGTCCACGCGTACGGAAGGGAGCCGGAGGTGA